A genomic window from uncultured Umboniibacter sp. includes:
- a CDS encoding DNA polymerase II — translation MNQGLLLSRNWRDVGGYLVLEFWFATQSQPQCIQIRGERPVFFLSDHDYQQAGNTLRFAVECRKLTLKSYAQESVWGVYFNAWSRHQSAAYELLEQGLFPLEYDIKPPDRFLMERFIRGDATWTGGALDSRGTLRNPDLRPARVELPLKLLSFDIETNAYQNTIISIAAVTPEERAVWVVGHDTNEHFIGVSNERACIEAFLNWVRQVDPDILTGWNCIQFDMWMIQQRCESLGIPFRIGRDNEAVTWREDRDERRYCKVQGRSIMDAMDGIKSAGWHFSSHSLEFVSQQLLGDGKLIGVSHGIDEIISWHREDPSQLAKYNVIDCELVLRILAKTGLVSYLIERARLTGAELDRVGGSVAQFEFLYLPRLHRAGYVAPLQGQREFTFESPGGFVMDSIPGLFEHVLVLDFKSLYPSIIRTFFVDPCALWEAEANPGAPAVPGFDGANFQREASILPGIIESLWRARDEAKAAGDQARSSALKIIMNSCYGVLGSSGCRFFDPRLASSITRRGHEILQESARWIEAQGHRVIYGDTDSVFVELVAEKLDDAVANNLGRALQKGLNDFWQQQLRDRFELPSQLEIEFETHFQRFFMPTIRHQEQGSKKRYAGLVGDKVVFKGLENVRSDWSVLARRVQAELFERVFFDLDWKAWLISLTHDMYTGVFDDELAYRKRLRKPLDAYDKQIPPHVKAARMLSRKPKRGDWIEYRITLSGPEPIGMSTRQMDYDHYLEKQIAPAVDSLLAVFGESLEALVSQQIGLDL, via the coding sequence ATGAATCAGGGACTTCTACTGAGTCGAAACTGGCGTGATGTGGGTGGCTATCTTGTACTAGAGTTTTGGTTTGCCACCCAAAGTCAGCCTCAATGTATTCAAATACGGGGCGAACGCCCCGTTTTCTTTCTCAGTGATCATGATTATCAGCAGGCTGGCAATACGTTGAGGTTTGCCGTGGAATGCCGCAAACTGACTCTCAAGTCCTATGCTCAAGAATCGGTCTGGGGCGTTTACTTTAATGCTTGGTCTCGTCATCAATCAGCGGCCTACGAGTTGCTCGAGCAAGGTCTCTTCCCACTCGAATACGATATTAAACCACCTGATCGATTTTTGATGGAACGATTCATTCGTGGTGATGCAACTTGGACGGGCGGTGCCTTAGATTCCCGCGGTACACTCCGCAACCCCGACCTTAGACCCGCCAGAGTGGAACTGCCATTGAAGCTTCTCAGCTTTGATATCGAAACTAACGCCTACCAAAATACCATTATCTCCATTGCAGCGGTGACCCCAGAAGAGCGAGCGGTTTGGGTGGTGGGTCATGACACTAACGAACACTTTATTGGTGTTAGTAATGAACGAGCATGCATCGAAGCTTTTCTCAACTGGGTGCGCCAGGTTGATCCCGATATCTTGACCGGATGGAATTGTATTCAGTTCGATATGTGGATGATTCAACAGCGCTGCGAATCATTAGGCATCCCGTTTCGAATTGGGCGAGATAATGAAGCGGTGACCTGGAGAGAAGATCGAGATGAACGGCGATACTGCAAAGTGCAGGGACGAAGCATCATGGATGCGATGGATGGAATTAAATCAGCGGGATGGCACTTTAGTTCTCATAGTCTGGAATTTGTGTCACAGCAGTTGTTAGGCGACGGCAAACTCATAGGCGTTAGTCATGGTATTGACGAAATCATCTCGTGGCATCGTGAAGACCCCAGCCAACTGGCTAAATACAATGTGATCGATTGTGAGTTGGTCCTGCGGATCTTGGCGAAGACTGGCTTAGTCTCCTATCTCATTGAGCGAGCGCGCTTAACCGGAGCGGAGTTGGATAGGGTGGGAGGGTCAGTGGCGCAGTTCGAATTTCTCTATCTGCCTAGACTCCATCGTGCCGGTTACGTCGCGCCGCTTCAGGGGCAGCGGGAGTTCACCTTTGAGTCGCCCGGTGGCTTTGTGATGGATTCAATACCGGGCTTGTTTGAGCATGTTCTGGTGCTGGATTTTAAGAGCCTTTATCCCAGTATTATTCGAACCTTCTTTGTTGATCCCTGTGCACTGTGGGAGGCTGAAGCGAATCCTGGTGCGCCAGCGGTTCCCGGTTTCGATGGGGCGAATTTTCAGCGTGAAGCGAGTATTTTGCCGGGGATCATCGAATCACTTTGGCGTGCCAGAGATGAGGCTAAGGCTGCTGGAGATCAGGCCCGTTCCAGTGCGTTAAAGATTATTATGAATAGTTGCTACGGCGTATTGGGGTCCTCGGGATGCCGTTTTTTTGATCCTCGACTGGCCTCGAGTATTACTCGCCGGGGGCACGAAATTCTGCAGGAAAGTGCCCGCTGGATTGAAGCTCAGGGGCACAGGGTGATCTACGGTGATACCGATTCCGTGTTCGTAGAGCTAGTGGCTGAGAAACTTGATGATGCGGTAGCAAACAACTTAGGGAGAGCGTTGCAGAAGGGGCTTAATGACTTTTGGCAACAGCAACTTCGCGATCGATTCGAACTGCCTAGTCAGCTAGAAATTGAGTTTGAGACGCACTTTCAGCGCTTCTTTATGCCGACCATTCGCCATCAAGAGCAGGGCAGCAAAAAGCGCTACGCCGGTTTGGTAGGTGATAAGGTCGTTTTCAAGGGGCTGGAGAACGTTCGTTCAGATTGGAGCGTGTTAGCGCGTAGAGTGCAGGCCGAACTCTTTGAACGGGTATTTTTTGATTTGGACTGGAAGGCCTGGTTGATATCACTCACACACGACATGTACACCGGTGTATTTGACGATGAGCTGGCTTATCGCAAACGTCTGAGAAAGCCATTGGATGCCTACGATAAACAGATTCCGCCCCATGTTAAGGCCGCAAGGATGTTGTCAAGAAAGCCAAAGCGCGGGGATTGGATTGAGTACAGAATTACGCTATCTGGCCCAGAGCCAATAGGTATGTCTACTCGACAGATGGACTACGATCATTATCTCGAAAAGCAAATAGCGCCAGCAGTGGATTCACTACTGGCGGTATTTGGTGAGAGCCTAGAGGCGCTGGTTAGCCAACAGATTGGCCTCGACCTCTAG
- a CDS encoding DUF2333 family protein, which produces MTIKERWNNWRTDQGDRVDGGFWRWLIIILGVYLVIMMIVGIVVSSEPDPFDVRQEFAERYPGQDPVIGSLTTQSLIVQMETLLDKPWGYTANDVTPPGVWLDNIPNWEYGALVQIRDLSKAMREQFSRSQTQSTEDETLKKAEPNLNYNHLSWLLPASEGQYRDSVRYLEDYLERLNDESNQRAQFFARADNLNAWLTTVGSRLGSYSQRLAASVGEARINTDLAGDTAAQQSTASAQMVYVGTPWLEIDDVFYEARGYCWGLAQTLKAIEFDFADVLEKKRAQASLEQIIRELEGTQREIWSPMILNGSGYGMLANHSLVLSNYISRANAALIDLRDLLNNG; this is translated from the coding sequence GTGACGATTAAAGAACGATGGAATAATTGGCGCACAGATCAGGGTGATCGCGTGGACGGCGGCTTTTGGCGTTGGCTAATCATCATTTTAGGCGTTTATCTGGTGATCATGATGATAGTCGGAATCGTGGTTAGTTCAGAGCCTGACCCCTTCGATGTTCGTCAGGAATTTGCCGAACGTTATCCTGGCCAAGATCCGGTGATTGGCTCACTCACAACGCAGTCATTAATCGTGCAAATGGAGACGCTGCTCGATAAACCATGGGGATACACGGCTAACGATGTAACGCCGCCGGGTGTCTGGTTGGATAATATCCCTAATTGGGAATATGGCGCGTTGGTACAAATTCGTGATTTATCCAAGGCTATGCGAGAGCAGTTCTCTCGCTCGCAGACGCAATCTACTGAGGATGAAACGCTTAAAAAGGCTGAGCCTAACTTAAACTACAATCATCTTTCTTGGCTGCTCCCCGCTTCGGAAGGGCAATATCGAGATAGTGTTAGGTACTTAGAGGATTACTTAGAGCGCCTAAACGATGAGTCTAATCAACGAGCGCAGTTCTTTGCCAGAGCAGATAATTTGAACGCATGGTTGACGACGGTTGGGTCTCGCTTAGGTTCATACTCTCAGCGTTTGGCGGCCTCGGTGGGCGAAGCGCGAATAAATACTGACTTAGCGGGTGATACCGCGGCTCAACAGTCTACCGCGTCAGCTCAAATGGTCTACGTAGGTACGCCTTGGCTGGAAATTGACGACGTTTTTTACGAAGCACGAGGATACTGTTGGGGTCTGGCACAAACACTCAAAGCCATTGAGTTTGATTTTGCCGATGTACTGGAAAAGAAGCGCGCCCAAGCGAGTTTAGAACAAATTATTCGTGAACTTGAAGGTACTCAGCGAGAGATTTGGAGTCCGATGATTCTCAACGGAAGTGGTTATGGGATGCTGGCGAATCACTCGCTAGTCCTATCCAACTATATTTCGCGTGCTAACGCGGCATTAATTGACCTACGAGACCTGTTGAATAACGGATGA
- a CDS encoding copper chaperone PCu(A)C, which yields MRTRTWIIIAMMVLTSTASADVLIANGEVRLPPPGTSVAAAYFELRNTSDDEVVLASIASTAARHTMFHRVENVDGVMTMRHVNTIKVPANSMIEFSPGALHVMMMGVGALKEGTELQFELVLESGVSIDFTLPVVAQ from the coding sequence ATGAGAACAAGAACTTGGATAATTATCGCGATGATGGTGTTGACCTCGACGGCCAGCGCTGACGTGTTGATAGCGAATGGAGAGGTAAGACTACCGCCCCCAGGAACCTCTGTTGCAGCGGCCTACTTCGAATTGAGAAATACCAGTGATGATGAGGTTGTGTTAGCCTCGATAGCATCAACTGCAGCGCGCCACACGATGTTCCATCGTGTTGAAAATGTGGATGGAGTGATGACAATGCGCCATGTCAATACCATTAAAGTACCCGCGAACTCGATGATTGAGTTTAGCCCTGGTGCTTTGCATGTAATGATGATGGGCGTTGGCGCATTAAAGGAAGGCACCGAACTTCAATTTGAACTGGTGCTGGAGTCAGGCGTAAGTATTGACTTTACACTGCCCGTTGTGGCGCAGTGA
- a CDS encoding catalase, whose protein sequence is MTVTANPTSDPTALDFINLFERQSGTHAGVRKAHAKGICLSGTFTPESNNYSDSPIFTEESKILLRFSLGGGNPSLSDNAGGPRGAAVRFFASDGSVHNIAGLTVPLFAGSTPADFFTLLELSEPGPDGTVDQQALSEYVASVPAIAARSVWMATHNAPSSYASANYYGVHTFFFMKGDKRQKFRWTLLPDGGERLLEDGESLTDDQYRTELETALASDYIEFNWEAQIGTDEDTDVDPGQLWPEERPRINLGKMTIQSFADNQCDAFTFDPVQVTSGFAISDDPVLMMRSAAYAISYGKRLSGN, encoded by the coding sequence ATGACGGTTACTGCCAACCCAACTTCCGATCCCACTGCACTTGACTTTATCAACCTCTTCGAAAGGCAAAGCGGAACACACGCTGGCGTTCGCAAAGCTCATGCTAAAGGCATCTGCCTGAGTGGCACGTTCACTCCAGAATCGAATAACTACTCAGACTCACCAATCTTCACCGAAGAGAGCAAGATCTTGCTGCGTTTTTCCCTGGGTGGAGGAAACCCAAGCCTCTCCGATAACGCGGGTGGTCCGCGAGGTGCTGCCGTACGATTTTTTGCCAGCGATGGGAGTGTTCACAATATAGCAGGATTAACGGTACCGCTATTTGCCGGATCAACGCCTGCAGACTTTTTCACACTATTGGAACTCAGCGAGCCTGGCCCCGACGGAACAGTAGACCAGCAAGCTCTGAGTGAGTACGTGGCGTCAGTTCCAGCTATTGCAGCTCGATCGGTATGGATGGCGACGCACAACGCTCCCTCCAGCTATGCATCAGCCAACTATTATGGCGTGCATACTTTCTTCTTTATGAAAGGTGATAAGCGTCAAAAATTTCGCTGGACACTTCTACCAGACGGTGGCGAGCGTTTGCTCGAAGATGGTGAAAGCCTAACTGATGATCAATATCGCACAGAGCTCGAAACCGCACTGGCCTCAGACTACATTGAATTTAACTGGGAAGCCCAAATAGGGACCGATGAAGATACTGACGTCGACCCTGGGCAACTTTGGCCCGAGGAACGGCCTCGAATTAATCTAGGAAAAATGACTATTCAAAGTTTCGCTGATAATCAATGCGACGCCTTTACCTTTGACCCAGTGCAAGTCACTTCAGGGTTTGCAATTTCGGACGACCCAGTACTAATGATGCGTTCAGCTGCCTATGCAATCTCCTACGGTAAACGACTAAGCGGGAATTAA
- a CDS encoding protein-disulfide reductase DsbD domain-containing protein, whose protein sequence is MFHKITLTLASLLIFASTAAFAQFSDNATFPAAPSFLAVDEAYQASPEWRNGELSVIWEAEPGYYLYQHQFSHILNGQTLNVDYPDTAIIKFDEFFNQELSVFYDNAYVVAQTDAPNVGDMLVLTFQGCADAGLCYPPETWYFEYLGNGEFSPTDEIETTAASSIVAPIATPSFSWLMVFSAFLGGLILNAMPCVFPVLALKATSFINAGASARQHAWIYTAGVVLSFLLFAAVIVGLALAGQQVGWGFHLQSPIMVTILIYLFVAMALVLALDMPLAQRLMGAGSELQQGHSKSASFFTGLLAVVVASPCTAPFMGAAMGAALTQSAAATFAIFIAIGFGMAAPILVLSYWPGLIQRLPRPGLWMVKVREFMVFPLLATALYLLWVVGQQTGVTGLTMIAFGALLIAMGLWLINMKSKGAKLSGLVFLLLAVYAAKPSAPSSSNWVSYSEVALTEARQAGPVFVDVTAAWCITCLANKRVLNDEEIQTEFTANNVTLMEADWTSADENISRYLSSYGRAGVPLYVYYPNAGEAGIVLPQLLSKNIILETISAE, encoded by the coding sequence ATGTTTCACAAAATTACTCTCACGCTAGCATCGCTGCTTATCTTTGCGAGCACGGCCGCTTTCGCCCAGTTCTCCGACAATGCGACATTTCCGGCAGCACCCAGCTTTCTAGCCGTAGATGAAGCCTACCAAGCATCACCCGAATGGCGTAATGGCGAGTTATCCGTTATCTGGGAAGCCGAACCTGGATACTATCTGTATCAGCATCAATTTTCCCACATTCTTAACGGGCAAACACTCAATGTTGACTACCCGGATACGGCGATTATCAAGTTCGATGAATTCTTCAATCAAGAACTCTCGGTGTTTTACGATAATGCTTATGTGGTCGCACAAACTGACGCGCCCAACGTGGGTGATATGTTAGTTCTGACCTTCCAAGGTTGTGCCGACGCGGGCTTATGCTATCCGCCTGAAACTTGGTATTTCGAATATTTGGGTAACGGCGAATTCTCACCCACCGACGAAATCGAAACCACTGCGGCCAGTTCTATCGTGGCGCCTATCGCTACACCAAGCTTCTCTTGGCTAATGGTCTTTTCTGCCTTTCTTGGTGGGCTAATCCTCAACGCAATGCCCTGCGTATTCCCGGTGCTCGCGCTAAAGGCCACGAGTTTCATCAATGCGGGGGCTTCTGCACGACAACACGCCTGGATTTACACCGCTGGTGTCGTGTTGAGTTTTCTACTTTTTGCCGCGGTGATTGTCGGCCTAGCTTTAGCGGGTCAACAAGTTGGCTGGGGCTTCCATCTTCAGTCTCCCATCATGGTCACAATCTTGATTTATCTTTTCGTCGCGATGGCGCTAGTTCTGGCACTAGATATGCCGTTAGCACAGCGTTTGATGGGTGCCGGATCTGAACTTCAACAGGGCCACTCAAAATCCGCGAGTTTCTTCACGGGGCTACTAGCGGTTGTTGTAGCAAGCCCGTGCACCGCACCCTTTATGGGCGCTGCAATGGGTGCTGCACTCACGCAATCCGCGGCTGCCACCTTTGCTATCTTTATCGCCATCGGCTTCGGCATGGCAGCGCCAATTCTCGTACTGAGCTACTGGCCAGGACTCATTCAACGCTTGCCAAGACCAGGCCTTTGGATGGTAAAGGTTCGCGAATTTATGGTTTTCCCTCTCCTCGCCACGGCACTTTACCTGCTTTGGGTAGTTGGCCAGCAAACCGGTGTTACGGGGTTAACGATGATTGCCTTTGGCGCGCTGCTGATAGCCATGGGACTCTGGTTAATTAACATGAAATCAAAGGGTGCAAAGCTGTCGGGCTTAGTATTTTTATTACTTGCGGTGTACGCTGCTAAACCGAGTGCGCCGAGCTCCAGCAATTGGGTGAGCTACTCAGAAGTTGCTTTAACTGAAGCACGACAAGCAGGTCCAGTGTTCGTTGACGTTACCGCTGCTTGGTGCATCACCTGCCTGGCTAACAAGCGGGTATTGAACGACGAGGAAATACAAACCGAGTTTACGGCCAACAACGTCACCCTCATGGAGGCCGATTGGACCTCCGCCGATGAAAATATCAGCCGCTACCTTAGTAGTTATGGCCGCGCCGGTGTTCCGCTTTATGTCTACTACCCGAATGCCGGCGAGGCCGGTATCGTACTGCCACAATTACTCTCTAAAAACATTATTCTAGAGACTATTTCAGCAGAGTAG
- the aroQ gene encoding type II 3-dehydroquinate dehydratase gives MSSLLLIHGPNLNLLGTREPEIYGSDSLEDINARMRLIAESSGHELFSFQSNHEGALVDRIQQAAGEGICHILINPAAYTHTSVALRDALLAVGIPFTEIHLSNPHSREEFRHHSFLSDIAQGVVVGFGPQSYDVALTGIINALAHH, from the coding sequence ATGTCTTCGCTGTTACTTATACATGGTCCCAACCTCAACCTTCTCGGCACACGTGAGCCTGAAATTTATGGTTCCGATAGCTTGGAAGACATTAACGCCCGAATGCGTCTTATCGCTGAATCATCGGGCCATGAGTTGTTTAGCTTTCAAAGTAATCATGAAGGCGCCTTGGTCGATCGCATCCAGCAGGCTGCGGGCGAAGGCATTTGCCACATTCTGATCAATCCAGCTGCCTATACCCATACTAGCGTTGCCCTTCGCGACGCGCTTTTGGCGGTTGGCATTCCGTTTACTGAAATTCATTTGTCGAACCCTCATAGCCGTGAGGAGTTTCGTCATCACTCATTCCTCAGTGATATCGCCCAAGGCGTTGTTGTTGGTTTTGGTCCACAAAGTTACGACGTGGCACTAACCGGTATCATAAACGCCTTAGCACACCACTGA